A window of Equus przewalskii isolate Varuska chromosome 6, EquPr2, whole genome shotgun sequence genomic DNA:
aaggctggccctgagctaacatccgtgcccatcttcctctactttctgtgtggtacacctaccacagcatggcttgctgagcggtgccatgtccacacctgggatccaaccggcgaaccttgggccgctgaagtggaacgtgtgcacttaactgctgcaccaccaggccggcccctatcatTTGTCAGGTTCTTAACCAAGTCTTTTGCACTGAtgctctcatttattcctcagagCAGTCTTACAAGGTGGGGGTTATTATTATCTCTACTGTgcatatgaagaaaatgaggattgGAAGTTAACTTGCTCGTGTTTCAACTGCTCATAAGCAATGGGCTGAGATTCCAACCCAGGCAGTGTGATCAAGCCCAGCCCCTGTGATATGCTGCCTAGTGGAGCTTAAAGTTGATTTGAAGacacatactatatatattttgtgaCTACCTGTTTAATGACTATATTAAGTTCTCTAAAGAAGGAGTACAAAGTGCTTGGAGAAAGTTTTAGCAAGGACAGACAATGTAAATGAGTGAGGACCTGAAAGAGGCCAGTGCACCTAGAtcataatgaatgaaaaatggagAGTAGTGGATGATATTGATGAAGTAGAGAGAGGAGGGATGATAGAGGCTCTATCTTATAGGCCATATTATGATTTTGGGATTTTACCCTAAGAACAGTGGGAAGACATTGAAATGTTTTCAGTAGGATAGTAATAGGAACAggtttgtattttaaagaagtgTTTGATTGTAATGACAGAATGGATTGGAGGGGACAAGGGTGAAAATAGACCAATTTGAAAGTTATTGGTAGCAAGGTTTTGGTATTAGTAGCAAGATAGCAAGGAAGTATTGGGGTGAGGTTGATGGTTTGGATTAGGGTGGTGCCAAGAGCTGGAGAGAAGTGGTTGGATGTGAACAGATATTGGAAGGCGAAATTGTAAGAAAGCAATAGTATAAAAAAAAGTATCCTCTTAGCATCCTTTTGTGCCAGCTGAAAGTAATCGTGTTTAAATACTTCTCAGTGCAGCTGGAACTTGAAGCATCTCCAACCGCTTTTATAGAACCTTCAAAGGTATCTTAGGTGGAGCGAAAAAAGAGTTTCATCCCCCTTAGAATTtcttgtggaaaaaaagaaaatacaagtaaataattttaatcgAATGCAAGAGCGTACATcatttttatactgtttttataagtaaaattatactttttaccCCCTTAGCATACAGATATATTGCCTGATGTAAGAAAACCTAAAGTAAAAAGATCTAAAGTATAAGACAAATCAGCTGATGATTTGATTCCAAAGgcatattctaaaataaaattaatttaaaacattttctgagtaTTTCTGTAGAGCAACTTACCTCTTTAGGAAGTGAGGAATAAGGTGTAAGtccttaaaattaatattctccTTATGTTACAGAACTCTCAATTCCTTGCTCCCCGAAACCTGTTCCTCTTTCCTGTCTCAGTAAATGTCTACCTGTTGGCTCAAGCCAAAAATCTaggttttatcttttatttcttctgtttccctcatCTTGTATATCTAATTGATGAAAtccttttcattttagttttcagtCTAGGCCTTTGCACTACCCCAGGGATTGacaaaattttttctgtaaaggaccagatagttaatattttagactttgtaggCCATGCACTTTCTTCCTCTGCGTTGTAACACTTCGTAGATAATACCGAAACAAAAGAACTGGCTATGCTCcattaaaactttgtttacaaaaactGGATTTAGCCCACAGGCTATAGTTAGCTCACCCCTGTGCTGGTCCTTCCCTTAGCTGGAATGTTTTGCCTCTAAGTAATCTTGTTATTCAGCTCTCACTTCAATTGTCTCCCTTTTAGAAAGGCCATCCCTGACCAGCCAAGACAAAATagaactctctttctctcatctctaTTTGTTCTTTACTCATTCATTATATCCCTTATAAGCACGTGAAATTGTCTTATTCTCTGAATCCTCACCCCAGCTCCACAAGGTCAGATATCTTGTCTTGTTCATTCCTACCTTTGAGAGCTGTGTCTTGCTCATGATTGGtatgcagtaaatatttgttgaatgaatggttatatgttggttttcttgtttttcacagGTATGAAAGGACGGTGGATAACATGACTCCATCAGCGCAGCAAATTCAGAGATCTTTCTCTTCTCCGGAAAATTTTCAGAGACAAGCAGTGGTAGGCTAATTTTTCAACTTGAgttgctaaaaaaaaatcttacttagTTAAAATGTTCTGATAATTcataaattaacttaaattttagCTAGATTGGTCACTCATTTTAGTTTCACTGgcctgaaatatatatataaaagattgaaaatagatAGAAGTACAGTTcacatctgtatttttctttaccaTCATTGATGTGTTTTCAAATACTGGAAATTCATTCTCTGATGTTCTCGCAACCTATGCTGAGTGACTTATATACTCTCTTTAATACTTAATATTAGTACTTTAATATACGGGAGTCTTCTAGACCAGCTCCCTCTTGAACTTTCCATCTTTCTGTAATAATATCACCATGAGACTAGGCTTAAAATCTTAAGTATCTTTTACTGTATCATTTCTGTCTCTAATCAGTTGCCAAgtccctcatttttttctttttcttacattcatttctttttattttctttgtgtataaTCTTGGCTTACAGTCCCTAGGCTTTTGTATTTCACAGGTCTGCAGAGTgaaaatatgagtgaaatgaAGTAAAGTTGAGAGCAATATAAAGGCATATCAACTTTTATATACGTAgtattcattttcctcattttgctgtaggccattaaaaaaatcatcgtTGGCTAGTATCTATCCTCAATTTCCTTTCCTTGGCATACTTAccccttaaaatattttccttaaaatattccATCCATACTTTTAATACTCAGATCATATGCCACCTCATGAAGCCTTTCCTAATTATACTGAGCTCATGACTTTATATGTTCATCACAGTGACTCACAGTATAGTCATTTTGTGTAACTTCTTCCCTTCTGAGTTGTATTCTTCAGGGCAAGGAGTAGTACTTATGTACAGATATCTTTTAGGTATACATTAGAATGAATGAAGCTATTGTACTTTTAGTTATGTTTAACTTAAGATCCGCCTAGGAAGGAGTGATTTTGCTTTTCTGTCATTATCTATTTGGTTAACCATGACCAAATATCTGTTGGCTTTGATATCGGAAATATTTGTGGttaacatttccttctttttccctttcctcagaTGAACAGTGTTATGAGACATGTGTCATATGGCGGGAAATTCGGTTCTCCACATCTGGATCAATCAGGATTTTCCCCATCAGTTCAGTCACATAATCATACTTTTAACCAGTCTTCAAGCTCCCAGTGGCGCCAGGATACGCCATCATCACAGCGTAAAGTCAGACAAAATTCTCATCCCTATGTAGCAGATAGACATTATAGCCGTGAAAAGCGTTACTCTGATCCCTCCTCTGACCACTATTacagaggaagcagagatgaTTTCTTCTATGAAGATAGGAATCACGATGGCTGGAGCCATGACTATGATAGCAGAAGAGACAGTGGTAGAGATGGAAAATGGCGCTCATCTCGACACTAACAAGTGTTGAAAGGACGTTGTTTTTATAGGGTCATTTTAGGCCCTTTTGGCTAAGTTGGTGTGGGACTGTTTTGTTAAAACTGTACAGAGCGCCTTTACAAGTTGCCACAtttctttataaagatttttaaaccTATAGTTACAGTCtaataagaaatgagaagaattGTGGTTCCAGTTTTATTACATTAATAACCTTTCACCTCAGGGTTTTGTGTAGAGGAAAGGGTTTTATGCAAAAGAAAATGCCGCAATTCGTAATCATTTTAGACAGTTGAGGAAGGGATATATTATATGGATTGGTTgtattataaagcaaatattttaattatctgtCATCTTTTTGTATTGCAAGATGTTTCTTGTTAGCAAATCAGATTTTAGTGTATCAGAAAACATTCAAGGTGATAGTCTGAAATGACTGTCAGTATTTtgttaataaatgagaaaatgtaatttCAGTGATTCattttactaacattttatttGAGAAAGCTTATTGGTAAAGTTTGGGGATAAATCATATTGTTTAACCTCTTAGAGAATTTAAGTGTAAGTTCTGTGACATGCTTTTTTTGAGTTTTACTCAAATTGAACATGTAAGTAATCAATCTACACATGctatttcattctaaaattttagaattgctCATTAAATCATGTTTGATGTATGATTGAATTCACTCAGGAAGTTAAATATctctaaatgtatttttttacattaaaaatacagtGTTAGTGTAAATCCCCTTTTCAAGAGTAACAAAAACGTAAATACATAGATAAATGGTAAAATGTTTTACTGAAAGTATACTCTTTTGGAAAAAAGGTTCACAAAGCCTTTAGGTGCTGCCTCTGTCACTCAAACTTGACACATTTTATTTTGGAGATTGTACAGGTTGCTCTTTTGTTTGAACATTTGAAAGAATTTAGTCttaaacattttctgattttaaaaacttttatctaTCAAGACAGTGTTTCCCTTTTATTGTACAACTTgtttataaaaattgtttataaagaTTCATTCCTTGAAAAATCTGGATCCTTTGTAATATTAACCACAGCATTTGTACTATgttgctttttaatatattgaaaacATGAAAAGGAAAGATGTGTCTTATTTTTTTGACATCACTAACTTTAGAGACATTGTACACAAAGTTAGCAACGTGCTTTAATCAGTGATCACCTGGTGTTAAGAAGGCCGCTACTTAGTGCATGCTGAAGTGTACCTTTTGTACATATCAAACTTAATATgtacaaaatgttaattttagaaTCAAAGTTTCAGTGATACATGGATTATGGTTCTGAACACTAATCTAATTTAGTGACTCTCCCTGGTCTCTAGGAGTTTGTGTGCATTCAGgttttctctgtttctaaatGCTTGTAGTTTTTCTGTGTCTAGATAAGTGAGCTGTCTAATTACTCAGAATAGAGAGTTAAGGTCAAAGTTTCTGTTTGCTTAAGCAGTTAGTTTAGTAGTAGAAGTATTTGTTTCTAATGAGCCTGTTATTTTTAGGTTGAAAATTTATCCGGTAATATTTGCAGATATTAACAAAGATTAATACTGCTTTATTGCAAGTTATCTATGGGTCAGAGCCGTTCCTATTGATTCACAGGTGATCCTGGTTcagaataattttctaaatggCTTTTGGGGCACCAAACACAAGAACACAAGGTGTTCTGCAAAATAAGGGTTCTGTAATCAAATGTTTCCTAAACATTACATACTAACGCTGTGTGACTTGCTCTTAGAGAATGACAGAGAGCACCATAAAGCTGTTGACAAGTACTACAGTGAAGAAGTCTGTTTATACTTAACctagtattttcaaaatttaattgaCCTTTAGTTTACCCTTTTATACATAACACATATTGAGACCCCAAAGAATCTTTGACTCTACACTTTTTCATCCAATCAACCATCAGAATTTTTTGTACTGCTTTCTGATTATGTTGTGTAGGCCCATGTTCCCCCTACCAACTGCCACTATCCTTGAAGGGACAATTGTCACCTCAACAAGATTATTCCAACAGCATCGTAATGTTGAAGTACCAATTTATCTATTCTCATGGTACCCTGTATTTCTCTTGTCATAGCCTTTATACTGtattgtcattttatttgtatGGGACCAAATCTTATACATCATTGAATTCTCAGtatccagtgcctggcatatgtaTAATACATGCTAAATTTTTGATGAATAAACAAAGCAACACTTAGCAAATGATTGAATTAAAAAGGAGACTTCAACAAaggaaacttctttttaaatagatttcCTAACCCTGAACCATCATTGCATCCTATTATAAAGACAACTACAATGTATTGTGCCTTTAATACATCCTagaattctatttttcaaatttttaacaaGTTTTGGATCTGTATTCATGAGGTTTTCTTAAATATCTCAGTTTGGTTTTGGAATTAATGGTTCTAGTTTTGTAGAATTAGTATGCTTACCTTTTTCTATGCCCTCGAAAAAATTTGAATAACATAGGAATTATCTGTTTTTTCAAAGACTTGTTAAACTCATTTATAAAACTATCTGGGTCTTAGAAGTAACTGATTAccttctcaatttcttttatgGTTACTTACTGATCTATTCAGGCTTTCTACTTTCTCAGAAGTCAATTTGAACAATTGATACTTTTCTAAAAGatcattctctctgtctttccaaaTTTATTGCTATACTGTTGTACATggatttcttataatttttctaaaattctctgGTTATAGTCCAGTTTTAGTTCCTCATACATTTTACCTTCCCTCCCACACTCTGTTCAGACCTTCTAGAGGCTGTGCTGTTAggtattttaatttgtatctgTATAAGCCCCAGActgcattgttttttttttgtttgttttcttgctgttttggTTAAAACAGGTTCTCTTTTAAGGAgatttaagtaagaaaaaaatttacatatttttcccatagttaccatttctggagctctttgttcctttttgtagATCCGTTTAGCCATCTGTTATTCTGCTTGGAGAACTTCTTTTGATATTTCTTACAGTGCTGGTGATAAATTCTTTTAGCTTTCGTATGTCTGAAAATTTCTCAccagttttgaatttttttttttttgctggctagagaattctaagttgacagtttcttttctttcaatactttaaaaatgtgactCCTTTGTCCtcacatttttttattgtaagaaatctgctgtcatgTACATAATGTGCCATTTTTCTCTGGGTGGTTTTGGGCGATTTGATTTTAATGTGCCTTAATGTAGTTTTCTTCGTGTTCCTTTTGCTTGGGGTTCATTGAGCTGCATGGATCTGTGGGttcatagttttcatcaaatttggaaaaattctggccattattcaaaaataatttttttgtcctcactttcttcttccttggaAACTCCAGTTACACTTACGTGAGGCTGCTTGCTATTGTCCCATAGCTCGCTGGTGtgctgcttatttttaaaattattttcctctgtttcattttggatagttttatTGCTATGTCTTGAAgtccactaatttttttttctgcagccCCTAATCAGCAATTAATTCCAATATAATCTTCATGCTAGACGTTGTAGTTTTtttctctagaagttttatttgggtctctttttttctgattatttcctgcccctcccccagctttaAGGAGGtacaattgacaaaattgtaacatttaaagtatacaacatgatgatttgatatacattgtgaaaggattccctcATTGAGTTAACACATAATTtgatcttttttatatcttcactgtatttacttaaattttcaaCCTATAAAGTCATAGTAATTCTAGTgcccttgtctgctaattctgaTATTTTTGTCAGTTCTGGGTTGGTTTCTATCGGTTCACTCTCTTATTATTGGGTgtattttcctgcctctttgcatGCCTCGTaattttgattggatgccaggcattgtgaattttaccttattGGATGCTTGATATTTTgtgtttctataaatattcttgagctttcttCTGGAGCACAGTTAAGTTACTTATAAACAGTTGTATGCCTTCAGGACATGCTTTAAAGATTTGTTAGGCAGGATTTGAGAACTATTTAGCCTAGGGTTAATTCACCTCATTACTGAGGCAAGACTCATGGAGACTCTAACAGGTGCTTCATGAATTATGAAGTTTTTCAGTCTGTCTAGTGGGAACAGATACTGTTGAGGGTTCTGTGTGagtgctgagtagtattccctctAATTCTTTGGGGCAATTCGTTCCCCAGCCCTGGGTAGTTTCTTCAAATCTATATGCTGATCAATACTGTCATGAATACTGGAGGAAAGGTGCAGATGCGTGTTTTCTCCCTGTGCAACTCAATCCTCTTCAACACTGTGCACTGGACATTCTAGCTGCCTTGGTTTCCTGGACTCTCTTGGTTTCCAGTTTTATCTCCTCAAATCAGGGAGTTTGCCAggctctgcctgccctgctccccaccacACTGCATCCTGAAGATTCCCCCAAGGCAGTAAACTGAGGCAATTGTAGGGCGCACCTCATTAGTTTCCTGTTTCTTAGGGGTCACTGTCCTTTGTACTTGACGTCTGTTGTCTTGTATGTGTACTGGTTGTTCCAGACAGGAGGGTACATCTAATCCTTGTTATTCCATCTTGACTGGAAGTGGAAGTTAATCCGTGAATTTTGATACGTAGTGCACTCACCgttcttcattttatcttttttatttttttgtttttgttatagtCATAATAGATTCTACAATATCGAATTTTAagagtatttttatcttttcaatttttttattcaggtaacgttggtttataatattgtatagatttcaggtgtacaacattataactTGACATCTGTATATACTACAACGTGCTTACCACTAAAAGtgtagttgccatctgtcaccatgtAATTGACCCCCTTTAcctatttctcccttccttcatcctccttttcctctggtaatcaccagtctgttgtctgcttctatgagtttgtttttgttttgtttgttcatttgttttttatattccacatgagtgaaaccacatggtatttgtctttctccgtctgacttattttgcttagcataatatgtTCAGGGTTCGTCcgtgttgttacaaatggcaagatttcatctttttaatggctaagtagtattccactgcatatgcatataccacatcttctttatcaattcatcatCAGTGGGCACTTTTGTTGtgtccatatcttggctattgtaaataacactgaaatgaacatagaggtgcttaaatgttttcaagttagtgttttcattttctttggataaatattcagaagtggaatagctggatctattcttaattttttgaggaatctccatgctgttttccataatggctgcccCAATTTACCTTCCCAATTCCCACCAACCGTGCATGTGGGTTACCTTtactccacaccctctccaacattctttatttcttgtctttttgataatagctgttctagtgggcatgaggtgatatctcattgtggtttttatttgcatttccctaataattagtgatgttgaacatctttttatgtgcctattggccatctgtatgtcttttttgggaaaatctctattcagatcctctgcctgcTTTTTAAtcgttttttgttgttgttgagttgtatgagttctttatatattttggatattaacctcttatcagatatgcgatttgcaaatattttctcccattcagtaggtagtctttttgttttattgatggtttcctttgccgtgcataagctttttagtttcatatagtctcatttgtttattttcacttttgtcttCCTTTTGGAGACATACccaaaagatattgctaagaccgaAGTGAAAGAGCATACTGTCTaggttttcttcaaggagttttaggtttcatgtcttacatgtaagtctttaatctgttttagttaatttttgtgtaccgtgtaagataatggtcttctttcattcttttgcatgtggctattcagttttcccagcaccatttattgaagagactttcctttctccactgtatattcttggatcctttgtcataaattagttgtccatatatgtgtgggtttatctctgggctctcaactctgttccattgatgtgtgtctgtctgctgccaataccatactgttttggttactatgacttTTTAGTGTAGTTTGAAAtaagggagtgtgatacctttggctttattcttttttctcaagattgctttggccatttggagtcttgttgttccatataaattttaggattttttgttctattgttGTGAAAATTgcttttgggattttgatagggattacattgaatttgtAGCTTGCTTTAgctaatatggacattttaactatgttaatttttccaatctatgagcatggagtatctttccatttctttgtgtctttttcaatttctttcaataatggcttatattttcagtgtataggtctttcacgtccttggttaaatttatttctaggtattttattctttttgttgtgattgtaaatgggattgttttttaaatttctcttatagtttgttgttagtatatagaaatgcaatagatttttgtattctgattttgtaccctgcaactttactgtatttgtttattatttccaatAGATTTTTGGTGTAGTATTAGGGTTCTCTATCtctaaaatcatgttatctgcaaataatgacagttttacttcttcatttctaacTTGGATgcctttgatttttcctttttgcctaattgctctggctagcatTTCTGGTATTGTTTTGAATaaaagtggcgagagtgggcacccttatcttttttcctgatcttagaggaaaagctttcagtttttcactgctgagtatgatgttggccgtgggtttgtcatatacagcctt
This region includes:
- the RBM7 gene encoding RNA-binding protein 7 yields the protein MGAAAAEADRTLFVGNLETKVTEELLFELFHQAGPVIKVKIPKDRDGKPKQFAFVNFKHEVSVPYAMNLLNGIKLFGRPIKIQFRSGSSHASQDVSLSYPQHHVGNSSPTSTSPSRYERTVDNMTPSAQQIQRSFSSPENFQRQAVMNSVMRHVSYGGKFGSPHLDQSGFSPSVQSHNHTFNQSSSSQWRQDTPSSQRKVRQNSHPYVADRHYSREKRYSDPSSDHYYRGSRDDFFYEDRNHDGWSHDYDSRRDSGRDGKWRSSRH